In Desmospora profundinema, the sequence TTCGATGCACACCGGAAAAACGAGCGCTTCAACCGTCTCGTCCGCGATTCCCGCATCACCGACCGGATCGCCCAGCTCCTCGGAAGCGATGTCTATGTGCACCAGTTTCGCATCAACTACAAGCCGGGATTTACGGGCAAGGAGTTCCAATGGCACTCGGATTTTGAGACATGGCACGTGGAAGACGGCATGCCCCGGATGCGGGCGGTCAGCTGTTCCATCCTGTTGACGGACAACCATTCCTACAACGGTCCGTTGATGCTGATTCCCGGTTCCCACCGCCACTTTGTCTCCTGTATCGGGGAAACTCCCGATAACCATTTTAAACATTCCCTCCGAAAGCAGGAGGTGGGCGTCCCGGACCCCGACAGCCTCACCTGGCTATACAAACGGGGGGGAATCTACACCGCCACCGGCTCAGCGGGATCCCTGTTGCTCTTTGAATGCAACACCATGCACGGTTCCGCCGGCAACATCTCCCCGCTGCCGCGCAGCAACGTGTTCTTTGTGTTCAACAGCGTGGAAAACGCCTTGGAAAAGCCCTTCTCCGGACAATCCCCCCGACCGGACTTTCCTGGCCAACCGCACGCCGCAAACCCCCGTGCTGGCCAAGACAAGCTGATAAGAACGAAGGTATGAAAGGAGCCCTCGTTTCCGAGGGCTCCTTTTTTGTGTTTGCATCGGACACTTAAGCCGGAGTGGGCTATTAACGTTGACATATCATCTTATTGAAAAGCAGCAAATGGATGCCTGCGTAAAAACAGAAACATCAGAAACACCATGCTCATCGAAGTAACAAACAACAACTTAATCGGCAGGAATTCGGCCCAGATTCCAGATAAGAACAGTCCAAGCGGTAAAGCAAGCTTCATCAGCATAGAAGAGGTACCCGCCACCCGCCCAAGCAGATGATTGGGGGTTAATTCCTGCCTGATCGTAAAATACACAATATTAGACATCGTAATCGAAAAAACGCGAATCAACAACGAAATCCCGACCATCCACCACGTTTGCGACAAAACTAAAACCACATAACTAATCCCCTCTAAAAATAGACACCACACATAAATTTGACCCCTGCCGTATCTTTTCCGTAATACGGGAATACACAATGATCCTAATAAGCCGCCTACCGCACCCATGCTATACATGAGCCCGATTTGTTTCTCTGAAGCATGCAGCCAATCAGCGGCGTAAAAGATTAATA encodes:
- the thpD gene encoding ectoine hydroxylase, whose protein sequence is MQMNDWYPSRVDHQPRILKRKDPVLHGDEQSRNKGPFTPEQLDFFDKNGFLLLENFFSAEEVEGMKKDLDRLWKENRFNDSPEIIREPDSEAIRSIFDAHRKNERFNRLVRDSRITDRIAQLLGSDVYVHQFRINYKPGFTGKEFQWHSDFETWHVEDGMPRMRAVSCSILLTDNHSYNGPLMLIPGSHRHFVSCIGETPDNHFKHSLRKQEVGVPDPDSLTWLYKRGGIYTATGSAGSLLLFECNTMHGSAGNISPLPRSNVFFVFNSVENALEKPFSGQSPRPDFPGQPHAANPRAGQDKLIRTKV